A single window of Anopheles moucheti chromosome 2, idAnoMoucSN_F20_07, whole genome shotgun sequence DNA harbors:
- the LOC128310490 gene encoding uncharacterized protein LOC128310490, whose amino-acid sequence MASQKSSTTPALAVTNRILRSPSHESFSTDLSLISISVSSMNSEATSVLNRSSCSLLNRTMEEKLGSLLNPKDSKRNRSSTLTERWNESNDLIRNCATLSAALGIHKSFSTTDIYQLPSDQHNLGRLSTSELALTPFQKVGYLFDHSRLEHASRSYSTWVAVGELASTSQLPSPHGGQTSQVPTLTSTSNPAPSFTVTDLISSVNKKIRQNYIRRRLFTTYRALERLSQSEFNLDRLEAAAFAATNPGPTELIVPSTSMSNASASPVGGKSTSSPAPIGEGSATAVPEHGAASLALKKSSSGTAAGGSSNPRAHHGPKKHLTFHDIENERGKPLSKYERHMLIFNWLHTIDDTALEIEN is encoded by the exons ATGGCGTCACAGAAAAGTTCCACCACACCGGCCCTGGCGGTAACGAACCGTATCCTGCGCTCACCGTCCCACGAAAGCTTCTCCACCGATCTGTCGCTAATATCGATTTCCGTGTCGTCAATGAATTCGGAAGCGACCAGCGTACTGAACCGGTCCAGCTGCAGTTTGCTGAATCGCACGATGGAGGAAAAACTTGGCAGTCTGCTGAACCCTAAGGATAGCAAAAGAAATCG CTCCTCGACGCTGACCGAGCGTTGGAACGAGAGCAACGATCTCATACGGAACTGTGCCACACTGTCGGCCGCGCTGGGCATCCACAAAAGCTTCAGCACTACCGACATCTACCAGCTGCCCTCCGATCAGCACAATCTCGGCCGGCTGTCCACATCCGAGCTGGCACTAACACCGTTCCAGAAGGTCGGCTATCTGTTCGACCATTCCCGGCTGGAGCACGCGTCCCGCTCCTACTCGACCTGGGTGGCGGTGGGTGAGTTGGCATCCACCTCCCAGCTACCGTCACCGCACGGTGGCCAAACGTCACAAGTGCCGACACTgaccagcaccagcaaccCGGCACCGAGCTTCACCGTCACGGATCTGATCAGCTCGGTAAACAAGAAGATACGCCAGAACTACATCCGGCGGCGTCTGTTCACGACGTACCGTGCGCTGGAACGGCTATCGCAGAGCGAGTTCAATCTCGATCGGCTGGAGGCGGCCGCATTCGCCGCGACCAATCCCGGCCCGACGGAGCTGATCGTACCGTCCACGAGCATGTCCAATGCGTCCGCGTCACCGGTGGGCGGAAAGTCCACCAGCTCACCGGCGCCGATCGGTGAGGGAAGCGCGACGGCGGTGCCCGAGCACGGTGCAGCGTCGCTGGCGTTGAAAAAGTCCAGCAGCGGAACAGCAGCGGGCGGCAGCAGCAATCCACGGGCACACCACGGCCCGAAGAAGCATCTCACCTTTCACGACATTGAGAACGAGCGTGGCAAACCACTGTCCAAGTACGAGCGTCACATGCTTATCTTTAACTGGTTGCACACCATCGACGACACGGCGCTTGAGATCGAAAACTGA